A genomic stretch from Maledivibacter sp. includes:
- a CDS encoding ABC transporter substrate-binding protein, whose amino-acid sequence MSKKIKATMSKIFIIVLIVTMLSGCGQTPNSNQSTNGESNSSQEVSSGSGSSETQSEENKNSHYPVTLDTYNAAREKITITIEKEPEKVYVACQNNIEAMLKLGLADKIVACYGLDGEIAEDLKDEFAKVNYLEKGLPKEDVIAMQPDFILGWYSLFLDKRLGDVNYWHENGTNTYMSLNSSCRPKGTPQKVEDEMQDILNIGKIFNVEEKAQALVDEINTEIEKIQKHIEGKEKVSIAVLEDESGSYRVYGANTLGGDIALSAGAELKVGAENSSNISAEDLITANPEAIFMVWYEGFLSPEEVVKSITDNPAFASLDAVKNNKVFPLNLTNIYCSGLRSKDGILEFAQKLYPELYK is encoded by the coding sequence ATGAGTAAAAAAATCAAAGCAACAATGAGTAAAATCTTTATAATCGTGTTAATTGTAACAATGCTATCAGGGTGTGGTCAAACCCCAAACTCAAACCAATCTACTAATGGAGAATCAAATTCTTCACAGGAAGTAAGTTCCGGTTCAGGGTCTTCTGAAACTCAATCAGAAGAAAACAAGAATAGTCATTATCCAGTAACATTAGATACATACAATGCTGCCCGTGAAAAAATTACTATCACAATAGAAAAGGAACCTGAAAAAGTATATGTAGCTTGTCAAAACAATATTGAAGCAATGTTAAAATTAGGACTAGCAGATAAAATTGTTGCTTGTTATGGACTTGATGGTGAAATTGCTGAAGATTTAAAAGATGAATTCGCTAAGGTAAATTACTTAGAAAAAGGATTACCTAAAGAAGATGTAATTGCCATGCAACCTGACTTCATTTTAGGGTGGTATTCCCTATTTTTGGACAAACGTTTAGGTGATGTTAACTACTGGCATGAAAATGGAACAAACACTTATATGTCTTTAAATAGTTCTTGCCGACCTAAGGGTACACCACAAAAAGTTGAAGATGAAATGCAAGATATTCTCAACATAGGTAAAATATTTAATGTAGAAGAGAAGGCTCAAGCATTAGTAGACGAAATAAATACAGAAATTGAAAAAATCCAAAAACATATTGAAGGCAAAGAAAAAGTATCTATTGCTGTTTTAGAAGATGAGTCTGGTTCTTACAGAGTTTATGGAGCAAATACCCTAGGTGGTGATATTGCACTAAGTGCTGGTGCTGAGCTTAAAGTAGGAGCTGAGAATAGTTCAAACATAAGTGCAGAGGATTTAATTACTGCAAACCCTGAAGCGATTTTCATGGTTTGGTATGAGGGATTCCTATCTCCAGAAGAAGTTGTTAAATCAATTACAGATAACCCTGCATTTGCAAGTCTTGATGCAGTTAAAAATAACAAGGTATTCCCCCTTAACTTAACTAACATTTATTGTAGTGGATTGCGTTCAAAGGACGGTATCTTAGAATTTGCACAAAAGTTATATCCTGAACTTTATAAGTAA
- a CDS encoding iron ABC transporter permease, with the protein MENTNKGIIKKTNLYILLIIILTIALVFSILIAVTIGSTKIPFTDVYNVIFYKLLSIVNASVYSSGPLHDIIIFIRLPRLILAVSVGVGLAVCGVIMQAIVKNPLADPYILGVSSGASLGATLAVMLGVGSALGSNFIGVMGCLGAFLVSILVLLLSNVGSRSNSVKLLLAGMALNSLCSAFSSFIVYFSHDKQGMMTITYWLMGSLAGAKWKDIAIILPLVIICTIFFWTQYRVLNLMLLGDEVSITLGTDLHKYRNFYLLVASIMIGFIVYSSGMIGFVGLIIPHIVRILVGTNHKKLLPICALCGALLLVWADVLCRTIIPKNELPIGILISIIGAPCFIYLMAKKSYGFGGKQ; encoded by the coding sequence ATGGAAAATACAAATAAGGGTATTATAAAAAAGACAAACCTATATATACTTTTAATAATAATACTTACAATAGCACTTGTTTTTTCAATACTAATTGCAGTAACAATAGGCTCAACTAAAATCCCATTTACCGATGTATATAATGTTATATTTTATAAACTACTTAGTATTGTTAATGCTAGTGTTTATAGCTCTGGTCCATTACATGATATCATTATTTTTATACGTTTACCAAGACTTATATTAGCAGTTAGTGTTGGTGTTGGACTTGCTGTTTGTGGTGTTATCATGCAAGCTATTGTTAAAAACCCTTTAGCTGACCCATATATATTAGGAGTATCTTCCGGTGCATCTTTAGGTGCAACTTTGGCTGTAATGCTTGGTGTTGGAAGTGCTTTAGGTAGTAATTTTATTGGTGTTATGGGCTGTTTAGGTGCCTTTCTCGTATCAATTTTAGTATTATTACTGTCTAATGTGGGAAGCAGAAGTAACTCTGTTAAATTGCTTTTAGCTGGTATGGCTTTGAACTCTTTATGCAGTGCTTTTTCCAGTTTTATAGTTTATTTTTCCCACGATAAGCAAGGAATGATGACAATAACATACTGGCTTATGGGCAGCCTTGCTGGTGCTAAATGGAAGGATATCGCTATTATTTTACCCTTAGTTATTATTTGCACTATATTTTTTTGGACACAATACAGAGTACTAAATTTAATGCTCTTAGGTGACGAAGTTTCTATTACATTGGGTACGGACTTACACAAATACAGAAATTTTTATCTTCTTGTAGCTTCAATAATGATAGGTTTTATTGTTTATTCTTCAGGTATGATTGGATTTGTAGGACTTATAATTCCTCATATAGTTAGAATTTTAGTTGGTACAAACCATAAAAAACTACTTCCTATATGTGCATTATGCGGAGCCCTATTACTAGTATGGGCTGATGTACTTTGCAGAACCATTATTCCAAAAAATGAATTGCCAATTGGTATTTTAATTTCTATAATTGGCGCCCCTTGTTTTATTTATTTGATGGCTAAAAAATCCTATGGTTTTGGAGGTAAACAATAA
- a CDS encoding ABC transporter ATP-binding protein, with the protein MDISGNNIELSFGKTNILNNVSITANTNKFIGIIGPNGSGKSTFLKCLYRVLKPDKGVVYIDDTKLNNLPVKESAKKIAVVAQHNFYNFDFTIEEVVMMGRSPHKKNMERDNAEDYKIVNECLEKVGMFSFKGRNFSTLSGGEQQRIILARALAQRTDCIILDEPTNHLDIKYQLQLLDIVKNLNLTIISAIHDLNIASMYCDYLYAMKDGKVIKEGSPKEVFTADLIKNLYEVDADVLEDKFGRLNITYYPKHLRQNK; encoded by the coding sequence ATGGATATCTCAGGTAATAATATAGAACTCTCCTTTGGGAAAACTAATATTCTTAATAATGTTTCTATAACCGCTAATACTAACAAATTTATTGGTATCATAGGTCCTAATGGTAGCGGAAAATCAACATTTTTAAAATGTCTTTATCGTGTTTTAAAACCTGATAAGGGTGTAGTATATATTGATGATACTAAGCTTAACAATCTTCCTGTAAAAGAATCTGCAAAAAAGATTGCCGTTGTTGCTCAACATAACTTCTATAATTTTGACTTTACCATAGAAGAGGTTGTTATGATGGGACGTTCACCCCATAAAAAGAATATGGAAAGAGATAATGCTGAAGATTATAAGATTGTTAATGAATGTCTTGAAAAAGTTGGGATGTTTTCTTTTAAAGGTAGGAATTTTTCTACACTCTCCGGTGGAGAACAACAAAGAATTATCTTAGCAAGGGCTCTGGCTCAAAGAACTGATTGTATAATTTTAGATGAGCCTACAAACCATCTTGATATTAAATATCAACTTCAGCTTTTAGATATCGTTAAAAATTTAAATTTAACTATCATATCGGCCATTCATGATTTGAATATTGCATCTATGTACTGTGATTATTTGTATGCCATGAAGGATGGAAAAGTGATAAAGGAAGGATCACCTAAAGAAGTATTCACTGCTGATTTAATTAAGAATTTATATGAAGTGGATGCTGATGTTTTGGAAGATAAGTTTGGTAGATTAAATATCACATATTATCCAAAGCATCTGCGTCAAAATAAATAA
- a CDS encoding CGGC domain-containing protein: MKIAILHCRKSSNVCTGAACFKAYNDCSKNFEQYKYNKPQLAAFFDCGGCSINQNTDDGMIEKMNRLKFEGIEKIHIGICINEKCPRYNDIIQMLDEYEIPYEFGTH; encoded by the coding sequence ATGAAAATTGCTATTTTACACTGTAGAAAGTCAAGCAATGTTTGTACTGGAGCAGCTTGCTTTAAAGCTTATAATGATTGTTCAAAGAACTTTGAGCAATATAAATACAATAAACCTCAATTAGCAGCTTTTTTTGATTGTGGTGGATGTTCTATAAATCAAAATACGGATGATGGAATGATTGAAAAAATGAACCGACTAAAATTTGAGGGTATAGAAAAAATACATATTGGTATTTGTATAAATGAAAAATGTCCTCGGTATAATGACATTATCCAAATGCTTGATGAATATGAAATTCCTTACGAATTTGGTACACACTAG
- a CDS encoding ABC transporter substrate-binding protein yields MKKIISVLLVLMMLFSLAACNGKDVSNTANEAKESKEASETKEDSVIATEIAKPVEIEFWHAMSGGNEEALKEIVEDFNKQNDKVTVKMVYQGHYKELFQKLTGAAKAGQLPVLTQIFPNRMTAYVMNDLGEDLTPYINNEKVGFTEEDLKDIPNVFKKGIWDGKFYTMPCNKSAYLLFYNKDILDKYDVEVPTTWDELRTAAEKLTVDTDGDGKSDIIGVGFNKSVGIDFSFWVEQAGGHLISEDEKTITFNSEAGVEAFDFVSGMVKDGVAKVAGEEKYSYVPFARGEAAMMVSSTSKLPYLEEAIGDNNIQWKAAVLPKGKKQAALFSGTDMAMFNTHSPEEKLAGWEFMKYFMSKDATIKWGKNSGYLPVRYSALESEDFKNYLKENPAKGEALKEFDYGFRDPKILNGYAIHKNMQKALEAVILGEKTSKEALDEARDKAREELDEAMKNFGK; encoded by the coding sequence ATGAAAAAAATTATTTCTGTATTATTAGTACTTATGATGTTATTTAGTTTAGCGGCTTGCAATGGTAAAGATGTATCCAATACTGCTAACGAAGCTAAGGAGTCAAAGGAAGCTAGTGAAACAAAAGAAGATTCTGTTATTGCTACAGAAATTGCAAAACCAGTTGAGATTGAATTTTGGCATGCCATGAGTGGAGGAAATGAAGAGGCATTAAAGGAAATAGTAGAGGATTTTAACAAGCAAAATGATAAGGTTACGGTGAAGATGGTTTATCAAGGACATTATAAAGAGTTATTTCAAAAACTGACTGGTGCTGCCAAGGCAGGACAATTGCCAGTATTGACTCAAATTTTCCCGAATAGAATGACGGCCTATGTGATGAACGATTTGGGTGAGGACTTGACACCCTACATAAACAATGAAAAGGTAGGATTCACAGAAGAAGATCTAAAGGATATACCTAATGTGTTTAAAAAAGGCATATGGGATGGGAAATTTTATACCATGCCATGTAATAAAAGTGCATACCTATTATTCTATAATAAGGATATACTAGATAAATATGATGTAGAAGTCCCAACAACATGGGATGAATTACGAACCGCAGCAGAAAAGCTCACAGTAGATACCGATGGTGATGGCAAAAGTGACATAATAGGTGTTGGATTTAACAAATCTGTGGGAATAGATTTTAGCTTTTGGGTAGAGCAAGCCGGTGGACACTTAATATCAGAAGATGAAAAGACTATTACTTTTAACTCTGAGGCCGGTGTGGAGGCATTTGACTTTGTATCCGGTATGGTTAAAGATGGGGTAGCTAAGGTTGCAGGAGAAGAAAAATATTCTTATGTTCCATTTGCCAGAGGAGAAGCAGCGATGATGGTTTCCTCAACTTCAAAACTTCCTTATTTAGAAGAAGCTATTGGAGATAATAATATTCAGTGGAAAGCAGCAGTCCTTCCAAAGGGTAAAAAACAAGCAGCATTATTCTCAGGAACAGATATGGCTATGTTTAATACACACTCACCTGAAGAAAAACTAGCAGGATGGGAATTCATGAAATATTTCATGAGTAAGGATGCCACTATAAAGTGGGGTAAAAATTCAGGATATTTACCTGTAAGATATTCGGCTTTAGAATCAGAAGACTTTAAAAATTATTTAAAAGAAAATCCTGCAAAGGGTGAAGCATTAAAGGAATTTGACTATGGATTTAGAGATCCTAAAATATTAAACGGATATGCAATACATAAGAACATGCAAAAAGCCTTAGAGGCTGTTATACTAGGAGAAAAGACCAGTAAAGAAGCTTTAGATGAGGCTAGGGATAAAGCAAGGGAAGAATTAGATGAAGCTATGAAAAACTTTGGGAAATAA
- a CDS encoding carbohydrate ABC transporter permease — MNIKHSKIISYIVLIIGAIITIVPFLWMLSTSLKTPEEVYIIPPKLIPSSIMLKNYKEVLERIPFTIYFMNSVVVSISVTVLTLITSILSAFAFSKLKFWGRDVIFSMLLATMMVPGEVLVIPNYVTLSRLGWINTRLALIIPWIVSVFAIFLLRQFFLGIPDELYYAAKVDGCSDFRYLWCIMVPLAKPALITIAMLKMIYSWNEFLWPLIVTNTPEMRTLPVGLAVFTTEAGSHYHLLMAAATMIILPMIILYIVLQKYIIEGVATSGIKG, encoded by the coding sequence ATGAATATTAAGCATTCAAAGATAATATCATACATAGTTCTAATAATTGGGGCGATAATTACAATTGTGCCCTTTTTATGGATGCTTAGCACCTCATTAAAAACACCTGAGGAGGTTTATATAATACCTCCGAAATTGATCCCATCAAGTATTATGCTAAAAAATTATAAAGAGGTATTGGAAAGAATACCCTTTACAATTTATTTTATGAATAGCGTTGTTGTCTCTATAAGTGTTACTGTTTTAACTCTTATTACGTCTATACTTTCAGCATTTGCCTTTTCAAAGCTTAAGTTTTGGGGAAGAGATGTCATATTTTCTATGCTTTTAGCTACTATGATGGTACCAGGGGAAGTTCTCGTTATACCAAATTATGTTACGCTTTCGAGATTAGGATGGATAAATACTAGATTAGCTCTTATAATTCCATGGATAGTAAGCGTATTTGCAATATTTCTGTTAAGACAGTTTTTTCTTGGTATTCCCGATGAACTCTACTATGCGGCAAAGGTTGATGGATGCAGCGACTTTAGATATCTATGGTGCATAATGGTTCCATTAGCTAAGCCAGCACTTATTACAATTGCTATGCTCAAAATGATCTATAGCTGGAATGAGTTTTTATGGCCTCTTATAGTCACAAATACTCCCGAGATGAGGACATTACCAGTTGGATTGGCTGTTTTTACAACTGAGGCGGGATCACATTACCATCTTCTTATGGCGGCAGCTACAATGATCATACTTCCAATGATCATTTTATATATAGTCCTTCAAAAATATATAATTGAAGGGGTTGCAACAAGTGGGATTAAAGGATAG
- a CDS encoding sugar ABC transporter permease gives MKNKNTFRSFIRGILYISPALIIIGVFHIYPILKSLDMSFYTKYNYFKNIVYERGFDNFIYIFHDKEFIIALKNTFTFVLGVVPLSIIISLFIAVILNSKIKFQSLFRGVYFIPFVTSMVAISAVWRWIYNSEFGILNYFLGLLGIDPIKWLLDPDWAMISLIILSIWKGLGYNIVIILAGLQNIDKKYYMAAKVDGASSYNMFFHITLPLLSPTVFFVSVMSMINSFKVFDEVYVLFDKMPGPMDSCLTMVYYIYDKFANEYVYGIASAAVYILFIIILFFTLIQLYIGKKKVHYS, from the coding sequence TTGAAAAATAAAAACACCTTTAGAAGTTTTATAAGGGGTATCTTATATATATCACCCGCACTTATAATAATAGGGGTGTTTCATATATATCCTATTTTAAAATCTTTAGATATGAGTTTTTATACAAAGTATAACTATTTTAAGAATATTGTATATGAAAGGGGTTTTGATAATTTCATATACATTTTTCATGATAAGGAGTTTATTATTGCTCTTAAGAACACATTTACTTTTGTACTAGGGGTTGTACCCTTATCAATAATTATTTCACTTTTTATAGCAGTAATATTAAATAGCAAGATAAAATTTCAGTCACTATTTAGGGGCGTATATTTTATTCCCTTTGTAACTTCTATGGTTGCAATATCGGCGGTGTGGAGATGGATATACAACTCCGAATTTGGTATATTAAATTATTTTTTGGGCCTATTGGGAATTGATCCTATTAAATGGCTTCTTGATCCAGATTGGGCAATGATTAGCCTTATCATACTAAGTATTTGGAAAGGGTTGGGATATAACATAGTAATCATTTTAGCGGGACTTCAAAATATTGATAAAAAGTATTATATGGCTGCTAAAGTAGATGGTGCATCAAGTTATAATATGTTTTTTCATATAACATTACCCCTACTGTCCCCCACGGTTTTTTTTGTGTCGGTGATGTCTATGATAAATTCATTCAAAGTGTTTGATGAAGTATATGTCCTATTTGATAAGATGCCGGGACCAATGGATAGCTGTCTGACGATGGTATATTACATATACGACAAATTTGCAAATGAATATGTATATGGGATAGCATCCGCAGCTGTATATATATTATTTATTATCATCTTATTTTTTACACTTATACAATTATACATAGGTAAGAAAAAAGTACATTACAGCTAA
- a CDS encoding DUF2179 domain-containing protein: MSKLVLIILMQLLYVPMLTLRTISMVKNLKVLTAVFGFLESMIYIFGLAIVLSGEQSVLEMIVYALGFSIGLITGIFVEQKLAIGFTSIHININHNNPVLVKDLRDSGFGVTVHQVEGKNGERVIMDILTKRKREPFLIKKISAHEPDAFIISYEPKMFKGGYLTDMMKKRTRKAKVIKGIDEQSPLCVVRKTLREMKNEVNTFKKNWKE; this comes from the coding sequence TTGTCAAAATTAGTATTAATAATTTTAATGCAATTATTGTATGTACCCATGCTGACCCTAAGGACAATATCAATGGTAAAAAATCTAAAGGTGCTTACAGCAGTTTTTGGTTTTCTGGAGTCAATGATCTATATTTTTGGATTAGCCATTGTTTTGTCTGGTGAACAAAGTGTTTTAGAAATGATCGTATATGCCCTGGGATTTTCAATTGGTTTAATAACAGGTATATTTGTTGAGCAAAAATTAGCTATTGGATTTACTAGCATACATATCAATATTAATCACAATAATCCTGTACTTGTTAAGGATTTACGGGATAGTGGTTTTGGTGTTACTGTTCATCAAGTGGAGGGGAAAAATGGTGAAAGAGTAATAATGGATATTTTGACAAAACGAAAAAGAGAACCATTTTTGATAAAAAAGATATCTGCACATGAACCTGATGCATTTATCATATCATATGAGCCAAAAATGTTTAAAGGTGGCTATCTAACTGATATGATGAAGAAAAGAACGAGAAAAGCTAAGGTTATTAAAGGCATCGATGAACAAAGCCCATTGTGTGTTGTTAGAAAAACCCTTAGGGAAATGAAAAATGAAGTAAATACTTTTAAAAAGAATTGGAAGGAATAA
- a CDS encoding VOC family protein gives MKQSIVHIALVVKDYDEAIEFYTKKLNFTLIEDTYQPEQDKRWVVVSPPGSTGTTLLLARASKSEQESFIGNQTGGRVFLFLNSDDFWRDYNDMIEKGIEFVREPKKESYGMVAVFKDLYGNLWDLLQLNEDHPISKRMK, from the coding sequence ATGAAACAATCAATTGTCCATATAGCTTTGGTCGTTAAAGATTATGATGAAGCTATAGAGTTTTATACAAAGAAACTCAATTTTACTTTGATAGAGGATACCTATCAGCCGGAGCAAGACAAACGCTGGGTTGTAGTATCACCACCAGGATCTACTGGCACCACTTTATTATTGGCAAGGGCTTCAAAATCTGAGCAAGAGTCCTTTATTGGGAATCAGACTGGAGGAAGGGTATTTCTATTTCTCAATTCCGACGATTTTTGGAGAGATTATAATGATATGATTGAAAAGGGAATAGAATTTGTAAGAGAGCCTAAAAAGGAATCCTATGGTATGGTGGCTGTTTTTAAAGATTTATATGGGAACTTATGGGATCTGCTGCAGTTGAATGAAGATCACCCCATTTCAAAACGAATGAAATAA
- a CDS encoding DHHW family protein — protein MKRYITGISFLVIISVLMISNIIVADKEVSQLQKRRLQMFPEISLSSYLSGKFSDQLDIYVKDQEILSEKFSGIVSYINYNIFRKIENKNIVINNGALYECIKLNKLNIENFNDNIMKLMFNLRNNKHYTVILPDKSFYLNDGFIHLDKKVFNKLKFKPIDYSDILDASDFYKTDIHITNEGSYKIYLQLKKEMNLKKDYDMKFIKVSDDFLGYYAIKSMYTDIKDHMLKPSNRIIDQLEVTYLDDNGEYISHHGCYFSKHLDTHDQYSFNLNGNKPITIIENKQCENNRELVIIKDSYGLSIAPYLAQHYNKVTMLDLRMMPMDFVENYVNDKTEILYYYGFKSVNDGKMF, from the coding sequence ATGAAAAGATATATAACAGGAATTAGTTTTTTAGTGATTATAAGTGTATTAATGATTAGTAATATCATAGTTGCTGATAAAGAAGTTTCTCAGTTACAAAAAAGAAGACTTCAAATGTTTCCTGAGATTTCATTATCAAGCTACCTTAGTGGAAAGTTTTCTGATCAATTAGATATATATGTCAAGGATCAAGAAATTTTAAGTGAAAAGTTTAGTGGAATTGTTTCTTATATAAATTACAATATATTTCGTAAAATAGAAAATAAAAATATTGTAATAAATAATGGGGCCTTATATGAGTGTATAAAGCTCAATAAGTTAAATATAGAAAATTTCAATGATAATATTATGAAATTAATGTTTAATCTAAGAAACAATAAGCATTATACCGTTATTCTTCCAGACAAAAGTTTTTATCTTAATGATGGATTTATTCACCTAGATAAAAAAGTATTTAATAAACTGAAATTTAAGCCCATAGATTATTCAGATATATTAGATGCATCGGATTTTTATAAGACAGATATTCATATAACAAATGAGGGAAGTTATAAAATTTATCTACAGCTGAAAAAGGAAATGAATTTGAAGAAAGATTATGATATGAAATTTATAAAGGTATCAGATGATTTTTTAGGCTATTACGCTATAAAATCTATGTATACAGATATTAAAGATCATATGCTGAAACCAAGTAATAGAATAATTGATCAATTGGAAGTTACTTATTTAGATGATAATGGGGAGTATATCAGTCATCATGGTTGTTATTTTAGCAAGCATCTAGATACCCATGATCAATATTCCTTTAACCTAAATGGTAATAAACCCATAACGATTATTGAAAATAAACAATGTGAAAACAACCGAGAGCTAGTAATCATCAAGGATAGCTATGGATTAAGTATTGCCCCTTACTTGGCTCAACACTACAATAAAGTGACCATGCTGGATCTAAGGATGATGCCCATGGATTTTGTTGAAAATTATGTTAATGATAAAACAGAAATATTATACTATTATGGTTTTAAATCCGTTAATGATGGAAAAATGTTTTAA
- a CDS encoding MBOAT family protein gives MVFSSLIFLIYFMPVFLFLYFAFAKYRNIILIVFSMIFYSFGEPIYVVLLIFSSSIDYIISRKLEENDDSFRRKIFLCISISINIFLLGFFKYSDFLMDTINYAFNTNLSLLNLPLPIGISFYTFQTMSYTIDVYRRNVKANKSYLNFLMYVSMFPQLIAGPIIRYIDIEKDLRNRMVSLENLDLGAKRFIMGLSKKVILADSMNLMYIDLIKANPSQLGFYLAYLAYGLHIYFDFSGYSDMAIGLGKMIGFDFLENFNYPYISRSISEVFRRWHISLGTWFREYVYIPLGGSKVIKWKIIRNLLFVWLITGLWHGASINFVLWGLYFGILITLEKTIFKKMYVHVPTIIKHLYVCIMMIFSWVIFANTDINTIIETYRYMFGLNNISLISREMAFTIRNYSILLVISIISATPFVKKLFGKAPDTLKNCIYIILFLFCIFVISDSNYSPFIYFRF, from the coding sequence ATGGTATTTTCTAGTCTTATATTTTTGATCTATTTTATGCCAGTTTTTCTGTTTCTATATTTTGCCTTTGCAAAATATAGAAACATCATTCTGATAGTTTTTAGTATGATTTTTTATTCTTTTGGCGAACCGATTTATGTGGTATTGCTTATTTTTAGCAGCTCAATAGATTATATTATATCTAGAAAGCTTGAAGAAAACGATGATAGTTTTAGAAGAAAGATATTTTTATGTATAAGTATATCTATAAATATATTTCTGCTAGGATTTTTCAAATATAGTGATTTCCTAATGGATACAATTAATTATGCCTTTAATACAAACCTGAGCCTATTAAATCTACCATTACCCATAGGTATAAGCTTTTATACTTTTCAAACCATGTCTTATACTATTGATGTTTATAGGAGAAATGTAAAGGCTAATAAGTCTTACTTAAACTTTTTAATGTATGTATCAATGTTCCCTCAATTAATAGCTGGCCCGATCATAAGATACATTGATATAGAAAAAGATTTGAGAAATCGAATGGTATCCCTAGAAAATTTGGACCTGGGAGCTAAAAGATTCATTATGGGTTTATCAAAAAAAGTGATTTTAGCTGATTCAATGAATTTAATGTATATAGACTTAATCAAAGCTAATCCATCGCAATTAGGATTCTATTTAGCATACTTAGCATATGGGCTACACATCTACTTTGATTTTTCTGGTTATAGTGATATGGCGATAGGACTGGGTAAAATGATAGGGTTTGATTTCCTAGAAAACTTTAATTATCCCTATATTTCAAGGTCGATTTCAGAAGTTTTTCGTAGATGGCATATTTCATTAGGTACATGGTTTAGGGAATATGTGTATATACCCCTTGGTGGTAGTAAAGTTATAAAATGGAAGATTATAAGAAACCTACTGTTTGTTTGGCTAATTACTGGGTTGTGGCATGGTGCAAGTATAAACTTTGTGTTATGGGGATTATATTTTGGAATATTAATTACACTTGAGAAAACTATTTTTAAAAAGATGTATGTTCATGTACCTACAATAATAAAACACCTATATGTATGCATAATGATGATTTTTTCTTGGGTTATTTTTGCTAATACGGATATCAATACAATAATAGAGACCTATAGGTACATGTTTGGTCTAAATAATATAAGCTTAATATCAAGGGAAATGGCATTTACTATAAGAAACTATAGCATTCTTCTAGTTATATCTATTATTTCTGCAACACCATTTGTAAAGAAGCTTTTTGGAAAAGCACCAGATACATTAAAAAATTGTATATATATCATTTTGTTCTTATTTTGTATTTTTGTAATAAGTGACTCTAATTATAGCCCATTTATTTACTTTAGATTTTAG
- a CDS encoding cupin domain-containing protein → MDDRGIKITNKSLIEAKHKCEYEPYEYKKYEVTKGTQENQCCVAIYEIPPQKANYPYHYHHKNEEVFYIISGNGILETPDGNRTISPGDVIVCPPSERGAHRIINSSTTETLVYIDFDTINSPELVFYPRSDKVGIIINGESSTFYKKDTAVDYYEGE, encoded by the coding sequence ATGGATGATCGTGGGATTAAAATAACTAATAAAAGTTTAATTGAAGCTAAACACAAATGTGAATATGAGCCCTATGAGTACAAGAAATATGAAGTAACCAAGGGAACCCAAGAAAATCAATGTTGTGTTGCTATATACGAAATTCCACCACAGAAAGCAAATTACCCGTATCATTATCATCACAAAAATGAAGAGGTTTTCTATATTATTAGTGGTAATGGAATTTTAGAAACTCCTGATGGGAATAGAACCATCTCCCCAGGAGACGTTATAGTCTGTCCACCGTCAGAAAGAGGAGCCCATAGAATAATTAATTCCTCCACCACAGAAACCCTAGTTTACATAGATTTTGATACCATTAATTCCCCTGAATTAGTATTCTATCCTAGGTCTGACAAAGTTGGTATAATCATAAATGGTGAATCTAGTACATTTTATAAAAAGGATACAGCTGTAGATTATTATGAAGGTGAATAA